The proteins below come from a single Faecalibaculum rodentium genomic window:
- a CDS encoding pyridoxamine 5'-phosphate oxidase family protein, with the protein MRRHDREITDRNDILDIMKRASVVRLAFNSDPVPYILPLNFGLEVLGQDIILWMHGAGEGRKYDFLGQEAAFEMDIENGYLYAPARKSCTMPYESVIGKGVFQEVTQEQEKLHGLDCLIRHAYPEGREYQKDVVKVTRVFCLKVTDFTAKRRMPRP; encoded by the coding sequence ATGAGAAGACACGACAGGGAAATCACAGACAGAAACGATATTCTGGACATCATGAAACGGGCCAGCGTGGTGCGACTGGCGTTCAACAGCGATCCGGTTCCCTATATTCTGCCGCTGAACTTCGGACTGGAAGTCCTGGGCCAGGACATCATTCTGTGGATGCATGGCGCCGGGGAAGGCCGGAAATACGACTTTCTGGGACAGGAGGCTGCTTTCGAGATGGACATCGAAAACGGATATCTGTATGCACCGGCCCGGAAAAGCTGCACCATGCCCTATGAAAGTGTCATTGGTAAAGGGGTATTCCAGGAGGTTACGCAGGAACAGGAAAAACTGCATGGTCTGGACTGCCTGATCCGCCACGCCTATCCGGAAGGGCGGGAGTATCAGAAGGATGTGGTCAAGGTTACCAGGGTGTTCTGCCTGAAGGTCACAGACTTCACAGCCAAGCGCCGGATGCCCAGGCCCTGA
- a CDS encoding hemolysin family protein, which yields MWILILVQVVLIALNAVFACAEIAVLSVNERKMEKLSEEGNKSAGRIATFLKHPETFLSTIQVAITLSGFLGSAFAADNFAGSLTDWLTGLGVGLPRDVLSSISVIVITLILSYFTLIFGELVPKRLAMRKSESLSLSMSGFLQGISVVFRPLVWLLSVSTNAVLRLMGIDPNEEQEQAGEEEILLMVDSGRIAPQEKQLIANVFDFNDLTLRELCTHRVDVDFLEQDDSLEEWEKIIHETRHSLYPVRGEDEEILGVLDTKDFFRMKAPDRQMVMASLKPALFVPETVKADNALALMKQAHCKLAVVLDEYGGIEGVVTLQDLAEAIVGVMEADDDIPVVTGDFNRWQISGNVALSDLEDITGIRTGCDADTVTGLITEKTGHVLRPGDEVKLDEGRYTLRVETVKDHVLEQGELIRVHTDNPAVSA from the coding sequence ATGTGGATCCTGATTCTCGTACAGGTGGTTCTGATCGCCCTGAACGCGGTCTTTGCCTGCGCGGAAATAGCGGTGCTGTCCGTCAACGAACGGAAAATGGAAAAGCTGTCAGAGGAAGGAAACAAGAGCGCAGGACGGATCGCGACATTCCTGAAACATCCCGAGACATTTCTGTCCACTATTCAGGTGGCAATCACCCTCTCGGGTTTCCTTGGCAGTGCCTTTGCTGCGGACAATTTCGCCGGATCGCTGACGGACTGGCTCACGGGCCTGGGCGTTGGCCTTCCCAGGGATGTGCTTTCTTCCATATCAGTCATTGTGATCACACTGATCCTGTCCTATTTCACGCTGATCTTCGGCGAACTGGTTCCCAAGCGCCTGGCCATGCGCAAAAGCGAATCGCTGTCCCTGTCCATGTCCGGATTCCTGCAGGGGATCTCCGTTGTCTTCCGGCCCCTGGTGTGGCTGCTGTCTGTCAGCACCAATGCCGTGCTGCGGCTCATGGGCATTGACCCCAACGAGGAGCAGGAACAGGCAGGCGAAGAGGAAATCCTGCTGATGGTGGACAGCGGGCGGATCGCGCCGCAGGAAAAACAGCTGATTGCCAATGTCTTCGACTTCAATGACCTTACGCTGCGGGAACTGTGCACCCATCGCGTGGATGTGGATTTCCTGGAACAGGATGACTCCCTGGAGGAATGGGAGAAGATCATCCATGAAACCCGCCATTCGCTCTATCCTGTGCGGGGAGAAGACGAAGAGATTCTGGGGGTGCTGGATACGAAGGACTTCTTCCGTATGAAGGCCCCTGACCGGCAGATGGTCATGGCCTCCCTCAAACCGGCGCTCTTTGTGCCGGAAACCGTGAAGGCCGACAATGCCCTGGCGCTGATGAAACAGGCCCACTGCAAGCTGGCGGTGGTGCTGGATGAGTATGGCGGGATCGAAGGGGTCGTGACTCTGCAGGATCTGGCGGAAGCCATCGTCGGAGTCATGGAGGCAGATGACGATATCCCGGTGGTCACCGGGGATTTCAACCGCTGGCAGATTTCCGGGAATGTGGCCCTGTCAGACCTGGAGGACATCACGGGGATCCGGACGGGCTGTGACGCAGATACAGTGACGGGGCTGATTACGGAAAAAACCGGCCACGTGCTGCGGCCGGGAGATGAAGTGAAACTGGATGAAGGCAGGTATACATTGCGTGTGGAGACCGTGAAGGACCACGTGCTGGAACAGGGAGAGCTGATCCGGGTGCATACAGACAATCCGGCGGTTTCCGCCTGA
- a CDS encoding DMT family transporter, which produces MSAGHGHPPASTGPGIPQKLSVPARPLPLTVTAVFCTLLWGSAAPFIKWGYDLFSISQTGDILVFAGVRFLLAGLLVILAGSLLQGKLLTAGKAVMTPVLTLAFFQTFGQYFLYYLGVSQASGVDSAVITGTGAFISLLMAVYVFRYEKMTANKALGCLTGFAGILVMNASALTQAGGSLMGEGLILTSQVFSAISAAFIKKFTRTHDAVLLSGWQFACGGLALMLSGLAMGGSMPGASAAGWAVVLYLAFVSAAAYTLWGLLLKEYPLSRVGIFNCIIPVAGVFWSAALLHETGQAFAPSTLAAMALVAIGVWLVNRPETPDKRSENQTCGS; this is translated from the coding sequence ATGAGCGCAGGACACGGTCATCCGCCTGCATCCACCGGCCCGGGAATACCACAGAAGCTGTCTGTACCGGCCAGGCCGCTGCCCCTGACAGTGACTGCTGTGTTCTGCACCCTGCTGTGGGGATCGGCGGCGCCGTTCATCAAGTGGGGATACGACCTGTTTTCCATCTCACAGACCGGTGACATCCTGGTGTTTGCGGGAGTCCGGTTTCTGCTTGCCGGCCTCCTGGTGATCCTGGCCGGCAGTCTGCTGCAGGGAAAACTCCTGACTGCCGGGAAAGCCGTGATGACCCCGGTTCTGACGCTGGCATTTTTCCAGACATTCGGGCAGTACTTCCTGTATTATCTGGGTGTTTCACAAGCCAGCGGCGTGGACAGTGCCGTCATTACCGGTACCGGTGCATTCATTAGTCTTCTCATGGCGGTCTATGTGTTCCGGTATGAGAAAATGACCGCAAACAAAGCCCTCGGCTGTCTGACCGGGTTTGCGGGCATCCTGGTGATGAATGCTTCCGCCCTGACACAGGCCGGTGGAAGCCTGATGGGAGAGGGGCTGATCCTGACCAGTCAGGTGTTCTCGGCCATCAGCGCGGCGTTCATCAAGAAATTCACCAGGACCCATGATGCAGTGCTGCTCTCAGGCTGGCAGTTTGCCTGCGGCGGACTGGCCCTGATGCTGTCTGGACTGGCCATGGGCGGCTCCATGCCGGGGGCCAGTGCAGCGGGCTGGGCCGTGGTGCTGTATCTGGCCTTCGTCAGCGCCGCAGCCTACACCCTCTGGGGCCTGCTGCTGAAGGAATACCCCCTGTCCAGAGTCGGAATCTTCAACTGCATCATCCCCGTGGCTGGTGTGTTCTGGAGTGCTGCCCTGCTGCATGAAACCGGACAGGCCTTTGCGCCGTCCACCCTGGCTGCCATGGCCCTGGTGGCCATTGGCGTCTGGCTTGTGAACCGTCCGGAGACCCCGGACAAAAGGAGTGAAAATCAAACATGTGGATCCTGA
- a CDS encoding ABC-F family ATP-binding cassette domain-containing protein, with amino-acid sequence MYLTARDITKRWTDRNVLDHIDLTIDQNDRIGLVGANGCGKSTLLQVLAGTESCDGQIERMKGLTMHYLPQDPVFSRETVLEEMKAHAAAQPEAIEEFEISSILSRLGLKDQPIRQLSGGQRKRLALAKALITRCQLLLLDEPTNHLDAEMIEWLENRLRKENQAVLMVTHDRWFLDRTVNQVLELDEGRLYCHDGGYESYLENKAARQEAKQLAAHKLDRLYKQELEWVRAGVQARSTKSRSRLDRFEELRKQRTKVQERSLKLVPMASRLGKKSLAWQDLAFAWPDGPELFHDVSYQMKKQERLGFIGPNGCGKSTLFKVLAGRLKPVKGFVETGETVKTGWFGQGELTEDLSQTVISYIEKTAQTIPWGGQEFTAAQMLEKFLIPRSMQHLPLGRLSGGERRRVYLLKVLMEAPNVLFLDEPTNDLDLVTLDILEDYLDGFPGIVLTVSHDRYFMDRVCDSVFVFQPDGTLRQYMGGYTEYREREKEEKEERKQEHNRRSEQRPRLTKQGLTYMEKKELAALPQQMEELQAAIDSLNEQMGSPMAFEELQVLTEKRDVLENELAQAESRWLELEEKQEGRE; translated from the coding sequence ATGTATCTGACTGCCAGAGACATCACCAAGCGCTGGACAGACCGCAATGTCCTGGATCACATTGATCTCACGATCGACCAGAATGACCGGATCGGCCTGGTGGGTGCAAACGGCTGCGGCAAATCCACGCTGCTGCAGGTTCTTGCAGGAACAGAGAGCTGCGATGGCCAGATCGAGCGCATGAAGGGACTGACCATGCACTATCTGCCGCAGGACCCGGTATTTTCCCGGGAAACTGTCCTGGAGGAGATGAAGGCCCACGCGGCAGCGCAGCCGGAGGCCATTGAAGAATTCGAGATATCTTCCATCCTCTCGCGCCTTGGACTCAAGGACCAGCCCATCCGTCAGCTCTCTGGCGGACAGCGAAAGCGGCTGGCCCTGGCCAAAGCCCTGATTACCCGCTGTCAACTCCTGCTGCTCGATGAGCCCACCAACCATCTGGATGCAGAGATGATCGAGTGGCTGGAGAACCGCCTGCGGAAGGAAAACCAGGCGGTTCTCATGGTCACTCATGACCGCTGGTTTCTCGACCGGACGGTGAACCAGGTCCTGGAACTCGATGAAGGCAGGCTGTACTGTCATGACGGCGGATACGAATCCTATCTGGAGAACAAGGCCGCCCGGCAGGAAGCAAAACAGCTGGCGGCACACAAGCTGGACAGGCTTTACAAACAGGAACTGGAGTGGGTGAGGGCCGGGGTTCAGGCAAGAAGCACCAAATCCCGGTCCCGGCTTGACCGCTTTGAGGAGCTGCGGAAACAGCGGACGAAGGTACAGGAACGCAGTCTGAAGCTCGTGCCCATGGCCAGCCGCCTGGGAAAGAAAAGCCTGGCGTGGCAGGATCTTGCCTTCGCCTGGCCGGATGGACCGGAGCTGTTTCACGATGTGTCTTATCAGATGAAGAAACAGGAACGCCTGGGATTCATCGGCCCCAACGGCTGCGGCAAATCCACGCTGTTCAAGGTGCTCGCCGGGCGGCTGAAGCCCGTGAAAGGTTTTGTGGAGACCGGAGAAACGGTGAAGACCGGCTGGTTCGGGCAGGGAGAGCTGACAGAGGACCTGTCCCAGACAGTGATTTCCTATATCGAGAAAACAGCGCAGACCATTCCCTGGGGCGGGCAGGAGTTCACCGCAGCCCAGATGCTGGAAAAATTCCTGATTCCCCGCTCCATGCAGCACCTGCCTCTGGGACGCCTGTCGGGAGGAGAACGCCGGCGGGTGTATCTGCTCAAGGTGCTCATGGAGGCCCCCAATGTGCTGTTCCTGGATGAGCCCACCAATGACCTGGATCTGGTGACACTGGACATTCTGGAGGACTATCTGGACGGGTTTCCGGGAATCGTGTTGACGGTCTCCCACGACCGGTATTTCATGGACCGGGTCTGTGATTCGGTATTTGTGTTTCAGCCTGATGGTACCCTGCGCCAGTATATGGGTGGCTATACCGAATATCGGGAACGGGAAAAAGAGGAAAAGGAAGAGCGGAAACAGGAGCATAACCGGCGATCGGAGCAGCGTCCCCGCTTGACGAAACAGGGACTGACGTACATGGAGAAAAAGGAGCTGGCAGCCCTGCCGCAGCAGATGGAAGAGCTGCAGGCAGCCATAGACAGTCTCAATGAACAGATGGGCAGCCCGATGGCGTTCGAAGAGCTGCAGGTGCTCACGGAAAAGCGGGATGTCCTGGAGAATGAACTCGCGCAGGCGGAAAGCCGGTGGCTGGAGCTGGAAGAGAAACAGGAGGGGCGGGAATGA
- a CDS encoding DNA-directed RNA polymerase subunit alpha → MQEFERATFHKESQEDRLDKAVFLFEPLERGFGTTIGNAICRTMRSNLPGTGIVGFQIEGMEPGDTTISGLLEDTTALILNLKALMLTGDVDEAVQLQVHKKGPAIITAADIICPEEVEVSDPDQIICTLEKGADLNMDLYAARGTGYKSESDNRKNWHLPEDVQAIDTMFTPIRQAEYLSEPARLGQDIKYDKVHINVTTDGAITPLHAVSEAAGILMSALDQIVPLADLKLEECFTVQLPQAEENAKPATQMIEDLDLSVRSYNCLKRAGIQTVEELTQKTEDEMMHVKNLGKKSLKEVKDKMTQLGLSFKSYD, encoded by the coding sequence ATGCAGGAATTCGAACGCGCGACCTTTCACAAAGAATCCCAGGAAGACCGTCTCGATAAGGCAGTTTTTCTGTTTGAACCCCTGGAAAGGGGATTCGGCACCACAATCGGAAATGCCATCTGCCGGACCATGCGTTCCAACCTTCCGGGAACCGGCATCGTCGGCTTCCAGATCGAAGGCATGGAACCCGGTGACACCACCATCAGCGGCCTGCTGGAGGACACAACCGCGCTGATCCTGAACCTGAAGGCACTTATGCTGACAGGCGACGTGGATGAAGCAGTGCAGCTGCAGGTGCACAAAAAAGGCCCGGCCATCATCACCGCCGCGGACATCATCTGCCCGGAGGAAGTGGAAGTGTCGGATCCGGACCAGATCATCTGCACCCTGGAAAAGGGAGCCGATCTGAACATGGATCTGTACGCAGCCAGAGGCACCGGCTACAAAAGCGAATCGGACAACCGGAAAAACTGGCATCTGCCCGAAGATGTACAGGCCATTGACACAATGTTCACACCCATCCGGCAGGCAGAATACCTTTCCGAACCCGCCCGTCTTGGACAGGACATCAAATACGACAAGGTGCACATCAATGTGACCACCGACGGAGCCATCACGCCGCTGCACGCGGTCAGCGAAGCAGCCGGCATCCTCATGTCCGCCCTTGACCAGATCGTGCCCCTGGCAGATCTGAAGCTGGAAGAATGCTTCACTGTTCAGCTTCCCCAGGCTGAAGAAAACGCAAAGCCCGCCACGCAGATGATTGAGGACCTGGACCTGTCCGTACGGTCCTACAACTGCCTGAAGCGCGCCGGCATTCAGACAGTGGAAGAACTGACGCAGAAAACCGAAGACGAAATGATGCACGTCAAGAACCTCGGCAAGAAGTCCCTGAAGGAAGTCAAGGACAAGATGACGCAGCTCGGACTGTCGTTCAAATCTTACGATTAA
- the infA gene encoding translation initiation factor IF-1: MAKQDMIELDGVVVDTLPNAAFKVKLENGHEILAHVSGKIRMHHIRILPGDRVTVEISPYDLTRGRITFRRK; encoded by the coding sequence ATGGCTAAACAGGACATGATCGAACTGGACGGTGTCGTTGTCGATACACTGCCCAACGCTGCTTTCAAGGTAAAACTGGAAAACGGACACGAAATCCTTGCCCATGTATCCGGCAAAATCCGCATGCATCACATCCGCATTCTGCCCGGTGACAGAGTGACAGTGGAAATTTCTCCCTATGACCTCACACGCGGCCGAATCACCTTCCGCCGCAAATAA
- a CDS encoding rod shape-determining protein — protein MIKAGIDLGAGSIRVVTEDDGVVLDEASMIAIDEKGNCLAYGNEALEMKGVADPQVRVLSPMQDGRLDFELLGKLFDQLFYQLKLFRMFQKTVLVLSYPSGLDSRDVEQLKEQLLQMGAWKVYSDQEIWVSAIGAGLDVSLPVSSCVLNMGERSCDIAVFSRGVIQKQDKSADAGLRVKNAIRRWLHDNRRMAVSQMTLERICRSLGSVVPRPNPRQMEITGVSTTDRTARREIITENDVAQALGPLCEEWALWIARFLQDLDPHQQDDVRMRGIVSCGGTMKLAGLSNYLQSVLNCPVYVTEDPTMTVTDGLSILLTRME, from the coding sequence ATGATCAAAGCAGGGATCGATCTTGGTGCCGGCAGCATCCGCGTGGTCACAGAAGACGACGGTGTGGTGTTAGACGAAGCCAGCATGATCGCAATTGACGAAAAGGGGAACTGCCTGGCCTATGGCAACGAGGCACTGGAGATGAAGGGGGTCGCGGATCCGCAGGTTCGCGTACTGTCTCCAATGCAGGATGGCCGGCTGGATTTTGAGCTGCTGGGAAAACTGTTTGACCAGCTGTTTTACCAGCTGAAGCTGTTCAGAATGTTTCAGAAAACCGTTCTGGTTCTGTCGTATCCCTCCGGGCTCGACAGCCGGGATGTGGAGCAGCTCAAGGAGCAGCTGCTGCAGATGGGCGCCTGGAAGGTGTATTCGGACCAGGAAATCTGGGTCTCCGCCATTGGGGCGGGCCTGGACGTGAGCCTGCCTGTTTCCAGCTGTGTCCTGAACATGGGGGAGCGCAGCTGCGACATTGCTGTATTCTCCAGAGGCGTGATCCAGAAACAGGACAAGTCTGCAGATGCCGGTCTGCGTGTGAAAAACGCCATCCGCCGCTGGCTGCATGACAACCGCCGGATGGCTGTCTCCCAGATGACGCTGGAGCGCATCTGCCGAAGCCTCGGATCCGTGGTCCCCAGGCCCAATCCCAGGCAGATGGAAATCACCGGGGTTTCCACCACCGACCGCACAGCCCGGCGGGAGATCATCACAGAAAACGACGTGGCCCAGGCACTGGGTCCCCTGTGCGAGGAATGGGCTTTGTGGATCGCCCGGTTTCTGCAGGATCTGGACCCACATCAGCAGGATGATGTCCGCATGCGCGGCATTGTGAGCTGCGGCGGGACCATGAAGCTGGCAGGGCTGTCGAATTACCTGCAAAGTGTGCTCAACTGCCCGGTCTATGTGACAGAAGATCCGACCATGACCGTGACCGATGGTCTGTCCATTCTTCTGACACGCATGGAATAA
- a CDS encoding transposase codes for MTSRKNISLRELESLCRTDCRFLYLSNYEILSHQAFKRVLDQYEGDNISRTRGGNHHISQIYAEKGHREGCESLGQCCRFGRYRRVGKNVVMEELQGKADENLESEEGKRLCRQRSIQVE; via the coding sequence ATGACATCCAGAAAGAACATCTCCCTCAGGGAGCTGGAATCCCTGTGCCGTACAGACTGTCGGTTTCTTTACCTGTCCAACTATGAAATACTCAGCCATCAGGCTTTCAAAAGGGTCCTGGATCAGTATGAAGGGGACAATATATCGAGGACACGTGGAGGGAATCACCATATCAGTCAAATATATGCGGAAAAAGGCCACCGTGAAGGATGTGAAAGCCTGGGACAGTGCTGCCGCTTTGGCAGATACAGAAGAGTCGGAAAGAATGTGGTGATGGAAGAGCTGCAGGGAAAAGCAGATGAAAACCTGGAATCCGAAGAAGGAAAAAGGCTCTGCAGGCAACGGTCAATACAGGTGGAGTGA
- a CDS encoding transposase — MKQDRGMTRFRRRGLKGVKMEFLLNCLGLNLYKYHLFWLKQRANGLIGKLN, encoded by the coding sequence CTGAAGCAGGACCGGGGAATGACCAGGTTCAGAAGAAGAGGGCTGAAAGGTGTCAAGATGGAATTTCTTCTGAACTGTCTGGGTCTGAATCTTTATAAATATCATCTGTTCTGGCTTAAACAGAGGGCAAATGGCCTTATAGGCAAGCTAAACTGA
- a CDS encoding 6-phospho-beta-glucosidase codes for MSLPKDFLWGGATAANQYEGGWNECGRGLANVDVTPWGPDRRKVMSGTAGVHSLDDSHFYPGLEAVDFYHHYKEDIALFAEMGFKVFRMSIAWSRIFPKGDEEEPNEEGLRFYEDVFRELKKHNIEPLVTITHFDCPMYLITEYGGWKNPKLIEFYKRLCQVLFTRFRPYVKWWLTFNEINMILHLPFMGAGLEFEEGEDREKAKYLAAHNELLASAWAVKIGHEVNPENMIGCMVAAGEFYPYSPMPEDVFLAQQKERENLMFIDVQARGEYPAYAKKLFERMGLDLGMTPEQEALLKDNPVDFISFSYYTSRCVSTRPDAGEQVGNAFKGVKNPYLKASDWGWAIDPLGLRTTMNSLYDRYQKPLFIVENGLGAKDVPDADGRVQDDYRIEYLQRHLQAMKDAVELDGIPLLGYTAWGCIDLVSASTGEMSKRYGFIYVDRDDQGHGTLKRLKKKSFDWYKKVIATNGEDLTNE; via the coding sequence ATGAGTCTGCCGAAGGATTTTCTCTGGGGCGGTGCAACGGCTGCCAACCAGTACGAAGGGGGATGGAACGAATGCGGCCGGGGCCTGGCCAATGTGGATGTGACGCCCTGGGGACCGGATCGCCGGAAGGTGATGAGCGGCACAGCCGGAGTTCATTCCCTGGATGATTCCCATTTTTATCCCGGTCTGGAAGCCGTGGATTTCTATCATCATTACAAGGAGGACATTGCCCTGTTTGCCGAAATGGGATTCAAGGTGTTCCGGATGTCGATTGCCTGGAGCCGGATCTTCCCAAAGGGAGATGAAGAAGAGCCGAACGAAGAGGGTCTGCGGTTCTACGAGGATGTTTTCCGGGAACTGAAGAAACACAACATCGAGCCTCTGGTGACAATCACCCACTTTGACTGCCCGATGTACCTGATCACAGAATATGGCGGGTGGAAGAATCCAAAGCTGATCGAATTCTACAAACGGCTCTGTCAGGTGCTCTTCACCCGGTTCAGGCCGTATGTGAAGTGGTGGCTGACGTTCAATGAAATCAACATGATCCTGCATTTGCCCTTCATGGGAGCCGGGCTGGAGTTTGAAGAGGGTGAAGACCGGGAAAAGGCAAAATACCTGGCTGCCCACAATGAACTGCTGGCCAGCGCCTGGGCGGTGAAGATCGGTCATGAGGTCAATCCCGAGAACATGATCGGCTGCATGGTGGCGGCCGGAGAGTTCTACCCCTATTCTCCGATGCCGGAGGATGTGTTCCTGGCACAGCAGAAGGAGCGGGAGAACCTGATGTTCATCGATGTCCAGGCGAGGGGAGAATACCCGGCTTACGCCAAAAAACTGTTTGAGCGCATGGGCCTGGATCTCGGGATGACGCCGGAGCAGGAAGCGCTGCTGAAGGACAACCCGGTGGATTTCATCAGTTTCTCCTATTACACAAGCCGCTGTGTTTCCACAAGACCCGATGCGGGAGAACAGGTGGGGAATGCCTTCAAGGGCGTGAAGAATCCCTATCTCAAGGCCAGCGACTGGGGCTGGGCCATTGATCCCCTGGGTCTGCGGACGACAATGAATTCCCTGTATGACAGATACCAGAAGCCGCTGTTCATCGTGGAAAACGGTCTGGGTGCGAAGGATGTCCCCGATGCAGACGGCCGTGTTCAGGATGATTACCGGATCGAATATCTGCAGCGGCATCTGCAGGCGATGAAGGATGCGGTGGAGCTGGACGGGATCCCTCTGCTTGGATATACAGCCTGGGGCTGCATTGACCTGGTGAGCGCCTCTACGGGAGAAATGTCAAAGCGGTATGGCTTCATCTATGTGGACCGGGACGACCAGGGTCATGGAACGCTGAAGCGGTTGAAGAAGAAGTCCTTTGACTGGTACAAAAAGGTCATTGCCACCAACGGCGAAGACCTGACAAACGAATAA